In Bermanella sp. WJH001, the genomic stretch AAATAGGCTTAAATCAATCAAAATGTCGGTTTTCAAAAATACACTGTTTATATATCAGGTGGTTTATCATTTGCTGGTCTGAGTGATTAGTTGAGCTGACAGGCTGGGGCGGGCATTATCCGCCGTGTTGCTGGGTGTTTTGATCATCAGTGTTGAAATATGTTGTTTGGTCGTGCCTAACAGACTTACTCAAGGCAAGGTTGCTGGTTAGTGCTGCACTTCAAATGGAAATCCGGTTACCATAACCCTTTTATTTATTAGTCTGTTTATATTATGTCATTACCTGCTTGCCCAAAATGCCAATCAGAATTTGTTTACCAAGATCAAAACCATTTAATTTGCCCTGAATGTGCGTATGAATGGAATCCGGATGAGCCCGATGCGGATGTCATTGAAATGAAAGATGCCAACGGCACCTTGTTACAAGAGGGCGATAAGGTGACGTTTGTAAAAGACCTTAAAGTGAAGGGCAGTTCTCAAGTACTTAAAATCGGCACGAAAGCGGTGATAAAACGCATTGTCGAAGGCAAAGACCATCAACTTGATTGTAAGGTCGATGGCACTGGCGACATGATGGTGACGGCAAAGTTTGTTAAAAAAGCGTAAACAGCGTGATTGTTATAAAGCGGAGAGTCTTTGTCTATTTTTGAAGTTGCATTATTCATCACCACTATGTTTGTGCTGCTCTCAATTGTATGGGGGACGGTGACGTTAGGTATTTCGCCCATGCCCAGTTCATATAAAGCGCGCCAAGCTATGTTGAGTTTGTGTGATGAAACCGGTGATGGGCCCATTTACGAACTAGGCAGCGGCTGGGGGCATATGTTGGTTGCCTTGGCTAGACGTTACCCCCATCGAAGTATTGTGGGTTATGAAGCCTCTTTATTTCCTTGGCTGGTAAGTGTTGTTTGGCTGAAGGTGTTGGCTGTACATAATGTGAAAATTTATCGTCAGAATTTTTTGCAGGCTGATCTGAGTGGGGCCAGTGTGGTTGTGTGTTATTTGTTCTCTAAGGGCATGGCGAGCCTTAAAGTTAAATTAGGTATTGAGAGCGGCGAGCTTAAATATTTGATCAGCCATCACTTTGCATTGCCGTCATTTAAACCTGTTAAAACGATTGGGTTAAATGATTTGTATCAAACGCCGGTTTATTTGTACCGCTTTAGTGAGAGTTAATTTTATCACTGTGGTGGCTGTTTTAAGGCAGCACTTCGACAAGCTCAGTGTGAACGGTTTATTTGTTGGGTTAAGGTAGCACTTCGACAAGCTCAGTGTGAACGGTTTGTTTGTTGCGTTATGCTCAGTGTGACTGTTTTTTGTTGGGTTAAGGTAGCACTTCGACAAGCTCAGTGTGAACGGTTTATTTGTTGCGTTATGCTCAGTATGACCAGTTTATTTTTGGTGTTAAGCATAGTGTGAATGGTTACCCCTAAGTGTGTTATCTGGGCACAAAAAAAGGCGCATTTAAATAATTAAATGCGCCTTTTTTTTAGCAGAAATTAACCTGTGTTATGCGTGTTTAATGCCTTCAAGGTGTTGATGG encodes the following:
- a CDS encoding zinc ribbon domain-containing protein YjdM, producing MSLPACPKCQSEFVYQDQNHLICPECAYEWNPDEPDADVIEMKDANGTLLQEGDKVTFVKDLKVKGSSQVLKIGTKAVIKRIVEGKDHQLDCKVDGTGDMMVTAKFVKKA